The Brassica napus cultivar Da-Ae chromosome C7, Da-Ae, whole genome shotgun sequence genomic interval cgaaatgagatggatgatattgatgacgttttctcataccttttagcaaaggaaataaatgaagaaaacgaagatccagaaccaaagtctgtatatgaatgtcaaaagagacatgactggataaaatggaaagatgcaattcaagtcgaattagattcgcttaacaaacgaaatgtattcggacctattgtgctcacacccaaagatgtaaaaccagttgggtacaaatgggtgtttgtccgaaaaagaaatgagaaaaacgagattacaagatacaaagctcgtctcgtagcccaaggtttctctcaaaggccaggaattgattatgaggaaacttattctcctgttatggacgcaatcacatttagattcctgatgagcctagcggccaatgaaaatttagaaatgcgtctcatggatgtcgttacggcatatttatatggatcattagatactgatatctatatgagaatcccagatggatttaaaatgccagaaatgttaagttccaaacctaaagagttatgtgcaataaaattgcaaagatcattatatgggttaaaacaatctggacgaatgtggtataatcgtctcagcgaacacttaacaaaagaaggatacacgaatgatcctatatgcccttgtgttttcataaagaaaacaacatccggatttgtgataatcgcggtgtacgttgatgatcttaatattattggaactcaaaacgaaatccaaaaggcatcaaactatctgaaaggagaatttgagatgaaagatctcgggcagacaaaatattgtctaggattacaaattgagcattctcaaaagggtatatttgtacaccagtctacatataccaaacgagtattgaaacgctttaacatggataaagcaactcctcttagcaccccgatggtcgttagatcacttaatgttgaaaatgatccgtttcgaccatctgaggaaaatgaagaaatacttggtcctgaaactccatacttaagtgcaattggagctcttatgtatcttgcaaattgtactcgacctgacatatcctttgctgttaatcttttagcgagattcagttcgtctcctacacgaagacattggaatggaattaaacatgtctttcgttaccttcaaggaacaactgatttaggcttgttttatcctaaaagttcaaaaggtcaaatgattggttttgcagatgcaggttatttgtcagatccacacaaagctcgatcccagacaggatatgtttttacaattggaggcaccgccatatcttggcgttctcagaagcagacacttgttgctacttcttcaaatcacgctgagatcattgcactccatgaagcaagtagagaatgtgtatggctaagatcaataagccgacacatctgttcaagcagtgggattgacgaaaatacggagccaactattctatatgaagataacgcggcatgtgttgctcaaacgaaggaaggatatatcaaaagcgatagaaccaaacatatacctccgaagttcttctcatacactcaagagctcgagaagaataaagagattgaaataagatatgttcgatcatgcgacaatgcagccgacctcttcacaaaatcactccctacctcggtattcagaaaacacatccataacattgggatgcgccatcagaaggatctatgactgttcattcgagggggagcttacgtagttgtactctttttaccttactatggtttttcccattgggttttcctggaaaggtttttaacgaggcaacaaagacgttaagcgagagcggatagtgacaccggcccccaagggggagtgttacgaaagtAAACAAAAGCGGCCACCGTAAcgtttgaaataattaaagatgtgggtcccgctgcactatttgcacagtaaattttcttctatatatacgaacgtttgcGTTCGTTTATAATGCACACCTAAAAACACTTCTATTCTATTCTCTCTCTGTATCAGTGTTATTtctttctacgggtataaaattttgcccttatttaaattcctgcgatacaaataaattccagttctttttataacaaacattttattttctgaCATGTTGCATTTTCTTCTGTCACTAATATTGGTTGGATCTACTATTCTCTTTTTCGTTTCTTTTGCGagaataaaaaagttaaatatttgtTTGATATCTTGGTCCCATATATTACATACGTACCACTCGTGTTTCCAATagtttactctatttttcactatAAAATAGAGCAATTCTATAATATAGTTTGAGTTTGCTCCAGTGATATTCtgttttagagtaaaaaataaagtgatgaacaaaattaaaataagttactctatatttggagtaaacctatttttttactctattatagaatagGAAATAAAGCACCATTGaaacatttttactctaaactttgttttatagtaaaaaatagatttttttttttgcatttgtcTCACACTTTGACTATTATTGCTTTGGCCATCAATTATATGCAGATCATTGTCTTTTGATGATACTACATATTTTTCCAATTAATTATAGGAGATGCTAGGCATAGCATAGACTATGCATTTGGATGTTTGGTACACTCACTGGTCAAGCTTTTCATCTGGATAAGTCTTCTTTAAGATTAATTGTGGTTAATTGCCAACAAGTTGAAAATGGTGTTCACTCCGATTCAAGTTAGGATGCAACACACAATCTACTCTTTACTTATCACGTATGCTCCTCGAGATGCCCCTGTATTTGTTTGGTATATATCCTCTCTTCTCTtatatggtttggtttggatgGAGGAAACTAATTATGGTCTTTTTTGTCGGCAACTAATTATGGGTTTGTTCGTTTCACTAGCATTTTCTAACGTTTTCATTTACCACTGAATATATACTAGTGGTTTGTCCGCGCTACGTACAGAGCGGTTGTTTAttgtgtttataaaatttttgtttatgttgtACATTTTTTTTGCTATGGAGGCTAGTATTGGTGCATAGTTTTTCATGAAATCAGCaactaacatttttttatacaCGATGATGTTAAGTTCgttctatatatattgttttaattgtgcaaattttattttacaattatgttttatatatatatattgtttttttgtaatGTATATGAGATTCATGGTCGAAATGGTGAATAATGTGTATTAGGTTTAGTAGTGGAGATAATGTCTGTTAGGTTTAGTAGTGAAGATATATTGGAAATAAATGGTGAATTGTATGTTATAGTCTCAGCATTTGAAGTTTAAGTTTAGACATTTAGCTTTGTTCTAGTTTAAAAtgcatttgtttctttttgctaTTGTTATGAAAAATTAATGGTaggaatgaaaaatatatatttttcgggataaattattaaaaaacaatattttgtattaaaacTTAAACAATTGTAGAAagcaatacataaattaaactgaaatttaaacataataaacCCCATATTAATTTTGTGTAACCATGAATCAAAGATTACTTTCCCTACATACCGGTTAACTTATGTTTGTACGAAGCCATTGATTAATGCaaggaaaatgaaaattatgttcCAAAAACCTCAGAAGACGCACCTCCGCCGTGTTTGAGCAACGGTCTGCTCTCAAGTTGGCGAGAAGAACATAGGAATACGACATATTTGAAGGCGTCTGTCGGATTGCTTAAGCTATGAGATATCTCAATGGTGCATATATTCATCGCTCCAAAACACTTATTTATAGCTCGACCTTGGATCTGTTACAAACACCGCTTGTTAATGAGAATAAATGAGATGGAGTGGAAGAAAGGTGGGGTGAAGCTTAATGATTGAATTAAAGCTTGATTTTAAGTGAAAGCGAAGATGTTACATGAAAACGCAGTCGGGGACGATGGAAGGTGACAGCGTCGATCAGCTGAAGATGGCACACCTAACTCTAAACACAAACGGGCCGCATATATTAAAGTATGGgccaaaaaataaatagaaaatcccaataaataatcataaaatccagCTAATCCACGAGCCAGAAAcaccaaagaaaaaagaagaagaaaatccacgaattggaagaaaaaaactttCTTTGCTCGACACGTGTCTCAAAATGGAGATAAGAGGGATGATGTGGCGCATTGTGGAGAGATGTCAAGACTCATAAGCTCTCCATCTTTCCTGATGTGCGAGCTTCCCAGAACCTCAGAAGACCCACTTCAGCGGTGTTTGAGCAACGGTCTGCTCTTAAGTTAGCGAGAAGAACATAGGAAGACATATCGGAAGGCAATGCGTCGGATTGCTTAAGCTATAAATCCTCATCGCTCGAAGACACACTTATTTATAGCGCTACCTTCGATCTGTTACAAACGCGGGTCTtcaatgagagtaaatgagATGGAGTCGGAAGAGAGGTGGGGTAAAGCTTGATGACTGAATTAAAGATCAATTTTAATGAGAAGCAAGACGTTACAGAAAGGAGACGAAGTCGGAGACGATGGAAAGAGGACGACGTAGATCGGCAATCTCGAAGAGGGCACATGTAACCCTAAACGCAAGACGGGCCACATATACGAAAGCATGGCCCAAACCCAGAGAAATGATTTGGAGATGGAACACAACGGACAGCATttcgaaacataaaaaaaagaataagaacCGAGAAGCGAGATTTCGAAACAAAAGGAAAATGAGGGGTTGTGCCTGGTCGACACGTGACGGAAAAAAGAGCATGGAGGGATGGAGTGGCGCTCTAAGGAGCATTTCTGAGCttctttattaatatatatatatattgatatactTAAAAAGTCATTTTCTAATTTCTGTGGGTCTAAGCCAAGGTTGAAATTTTTTTGGTGTGGTTTTGGATCGACTAGTTGCCAACGTTTTTAGTGGCATAAAACTCAGGCTTTTATAAATTTAGTTGAATTATTCTGATTTTGTCCAGAAAATATAactagaaaaaacaaaatttgaagaaaactgtttaataattttgatcTGAGATTTGgtctacatatatattatgtgcatatgttcttttatttttgaaacttacgCGCATGTGTTCTTTAAAAGGTGAAATCGATAGCTCTCTTTCTTTATCTACTTGAGAGTATGATTATTAATACTAACTAGAAGAGGGTAAATATGTGTGTTTTTGGGGTATGCAATGCATTTAACTTTGGCTATCGAGTCCAAATAAATATCACATCTTgggataatatatatttttgtcaacCATACATTTGATTTAGGATTGAAAATGCACAAGTACCGCATTGTTAACTATAGTAGGCAAAAATAGATTTCTGcaagacatttttttttttggtaaacagaTTTCTGCAAGACATAGATATACAATATTTGACATACAAATATTTTCacgtaatttattttaattgttaaaaTACACTCAATATACAAATGTGATTCCCTTAgaatacatttatatattataatttccaAAAAACCCTAATAATGTCTGCGGCACAGTTGGATAAATTCGTTTCCCTTACCACCCAACAAGTCACCGTTTCGAACCTCcccaacgtttttttttttttttttttttttactttttcttccTGATCTCGGCAAACCTATAACGCCACCTCTCGCCGATTTCACTTGCTCGGAGGATCTACAAGACGTCCTCTTTCTCCTAACTGATCACCAGGTTCTTTCTCCTGCGGTTCCGCTTCTCTTAAGATTAGTTTCAGTTCCAAGATTTTATCGATTAGGATTCATGAATACTGGGTTTCGTTAGTGATGTgaaaaagtttcaatcttttcCCACATATCGAGCTTGTAATAACGTTTTGAGTTTGGTCGGAATCCACAGTCTAATCGAAAATCTTTAATTCATAGAAAAAGGAATGGACTTTGATGACGAAGACAAACCAAAAGAGGTCCCCAAAGCCAGGAGGTTTGCACCTGGCCGTGCCGGAaagcccaaacccaaacctaaaCCCGAACCAACTGCTTCGGAGAAAGCTGAGCCGTCTTCACAAACCGAGTCTGTGAGCAAGAGTGAGCACGACGTTGATGCCACGAAAGTCTCTGACCACCCTAAGGTCGAGCCTGAGGTCTTCAATGGAGCTGTTAAGATGGAGATTGATTCGAAAGTGGACAATGAGCCGGAGACTACGGAGGTTGAGTTGATGGAGGAAGATCATCATCAGCTTCCACTGCAtcaggaggaggagaaggagaaggaagaagaagacgttGTTGTTCGTGAAATTGACGTTTTCTTTAATCCCTCTATTGATGCCAACACTAAGGTTAGTAGTGCTATATGATTAAATTCTTCAAATTTATATGATTTTCGGCTAATCGGTTCGTTTAATGATGTCACAGCTTTATGTTCTACAATATCCTCTAAGACCGTCTTGGCGTGCTTACGAAATGGATGAACGGTGTGAAGAAGTGAGTGTTACTCATTCTTCTGTTTTGTACTACCTTCTACATTTTTAATGTTctaatgttttgtttgtttatgtgtCTTTAAAGGTTAGAGTGAATCCTTCTACCTCCCAGGTGGAAATTGATTTGTCCATGGATGTTCATTCGAGCAACTACGACCCTGACTTTGGAAGTAAACTACGTATGACTAAACAGGTCAGATTCTAGTTCTTCCAAGGTGAGAATTcaagtttaatcttttttttgaaGCAACTTCATTTTgcattttgttgtttttggtaGACATTGACAACAACATGGAAGCAGCCTCCTACTTTGGATTATGCCGTTGGGGTTCTTTCAGGTGATAAGGTATTATTGTCTTCTCTCTTTCCTAAGCTTTGATAACAACATTCTTGTGATACCTTATTGAATTTGGACTTTGTTTGACTTGCAGTTACACTTGAATCCTGTTCATGCTGTTGTTCAGCTCCGACCCTCTATGCAGTATCTTTCTTCCAAAAAGAATCTAGCTGAAGCTCCTGAAGAATCTGCCGGAACTTCAAAAAGACAGGTATGGATTTGGCTACTTATGCCACCCTTTACATGATTCTAAACTTGAGTCTAATTATTATGTGCCAGAACAAGGGCGGCGCACAGGGCGCACAGGCTTCAACGGATCAGAAACCAGTTCCTGAAGAAGTATGAGAattggtttttattttgttttttatttgatctttctttttctctatgagtttttgttgttagatatgGTTTGGTAAACTTAtacctctctctttcttctttctttagaAGTGGGTTTCACTCAAGTATCATGGACTTCAATCCGAATATTGCTCCAGATACCTTAGCGGAATGATGGCTAATGGCAACTCTTCAATAGACTTCAACATGACCCCGTATGGTTATCTCTTCCTTTTCACTCTTCGCTTGAtgcaatatttgttttttttttctcatgctCACCTTAAACTCTGTTTCTATCCATTGAAGGGATGCTTATATCAACTCACTGTGCCGTGGAGATAACAGCAGAAACTCTGAGTCGAAAGCTTTATCGAAAAGGTGCAGTCTCATCTGTCAAGCGAGTCAACATTTGCAAGCTCCTTTATAACATAGTCTTCTGCTTTCAGGTTATTGGCCTCCCTACCGCTTGAAGAACGTCTGCAAACGTTGCTCTGCCAGAAACATGGACCACCGCTATTTCGATACAGTGTTCTTAAGCACTACGCCCCAGAGCTATCAGACGAGGATTTTCTAAAAGTCCTCCAACAATACGCCTGTCTAGTTCAAGGCCTATGGACTCCCAAAACCAAGCTACTGAAACTAGACGGCTTGGAAGGCTTCAGAGACTATGTCCTATCCCTTTTCAGCCAGCGTCTAACTATAAAGTACTCCGAAGTTAAAGCAAGTCGCTATATCGACAAGATCAAACCTATGTTGAATGTATACGCCAAAGAAAGGCCTTTGCTATGTGATTGGAAGTTCAAAGAGCCCACCGATGTCTCCTTCATCAAATCCCACAAGAAGATTGCAGAGGAGCAAGCAAGTTTTTGGAAGGGTATGGAAGAGAAGTTAACGCCAAAGATAATGCAAGGAGGTAAAGGTAGAGGTGGTGATAGTAGCTTGAGGAATGCTGCAGGAAAAAATAATCCTTCAGCTGTTACGGCTAAACAAGAGGTCGCAGCAGCAACGGTCTCTGAGGTAGGAGGAAGTTCGAGAAGTGCTATACCTCGTGTCCCTAGACAGAAGATGCCTGATGAGATCAAGAGGGCGATACCAAAGGCCTTGAAGAAGGTGTTTCAGACGCAGAAAGTTTGCAGCTACGAGACGATTTGCCAGAGACTTAGGGATCTTGCGGTTGCTACTTCGAATAATCCGAGAGTTGATTCAGGGATGGCGCAACAGGTGGCGTTAGCTGTAGATTCTTACCAAGAAGAGCTCAAAGTCGTTATCAGTGAAGTGACTGTTGATATTCACGGCTCTTTTGTCTCCAAGTCGTCTCAAGACCATCCAGAATATGATCCACTCaggttcttttttctttttggtgttGGAATATAATAGTAGCATTTGTTCTTTATGTTGAAGCTGTAatgtctttgtttttttaccatcagGGACGTGGTGATCAATCTTTTACTTGGGAATCCACCTGGAGCGAAGATTATGAAAGCTGATGTGTTTGCAGCAGGCAGGAGCATACTTGGACGTGAAATCACCAATAATGAATACCAAAAGGTTTTTACTAGCTCTCTTTCacttttaatgttataaaagtaagCAAAGTTTGGTTTTAGTCTGATTCTCTATTGGTTTTGCGCAGGTGATGCACGACCTCTGTGAAACCCACTCTTCAGGATGGGTGTTACAGAAAGCTCGTTGAGAGAAAATGCTTAATGATCTTAAAGTTTTGATAGTTTAAATCTTTACAATTCAGTTAGTAACTGAGATACTGGAGTGGTCTTGCATTGTCGTACTTTTGAACTTGGATATACCTTCAGTTCTATTTTCTCTGCCTGACCTATTTCATCTCAGTATGCATATTCAGATATACTGAAGGAGACGATTGAGAATCAAAAAGCTTCATAGCTGATGTAATCTCAAGTGAGTTGGAAACAATAAAAGCAAGACAGTTTCTTAATCTGTTGTTAACAAAAGGGGGACAGAAACACATTGTCCAATCTATAAAGTTACTTAAGAGAGGCTGGCAAAAACCAAACTCACAAACTACGTAActaacttcttct includes:
- the LOC106348864 gene encoding DNA-directed RNA polymerase III subunit RPC5 isoform X1, whose translation is MDFDDEDKPKEVPKARRFAPGRAGKPKPKPKPEPTASEKAEPSSQTESVSKSEHDVDATKVSDHPKVEPEVFNGAVKMEIDSKVDNEPETTEVELMEEDHHQLPLHQEEEKEKEEEDVVVREIDVFFNPSIDANTKLYVLQYPLRPSWRAYEMDERCEEVRVNPSTSQVEIDLSMDVHSSNYDPDFGSKLRMTKQTLTTTWKQPPTLDYAVGVLSGDKLHLNPVHAVVQLRPSMQYLSSKKNLAEAPEESAGTSKRQNKGGAQGAQASTDQKPVPEEKWVSLKYHGLQSEYCSRYLSGMMANGNSSIDFNMTPDAYINSLCRGDNSRNSESKALSKRLLASLPLEERLQTLLCQKHGPPLFRYSVLKHYAPELSDEDFLKVLQQYACLVQGLWTPKTKLLKLDGLEGFRDYVLSLFSQRLTIKYSEVKASRYIDKIKPMLNVYAKERPLLCDWKFKEPTDVSFIKSHKKIAEEQASFWKGMEEKLTPKIMQGGKGRGGDSSLRNAAGKNNPSAVTAKQEVAAATVSEVGGSSRSAIPRVPRQKMPDEIKRAIPKALKKVFQTQKVCSYETICQRLRDLAVATSNNPRVDSGMAQQVALAVDSYQEELKVVISEVTVDIHGSFVSKSSQDHPEYDPLRDVVINLLLGNPPGAKIMKADVFAAGRSILGREITNNEYQKVMHDLCETHSSGWVLQKAR
- the LOC106348864 gene encoding DNA-directed RNA polymerase III subunit RPC5 isoform X2, coding for MDFDDEDKPKEVPKARRFAPGRAGKPKPKPKPEPTASEKAEPSSQTESVSKSEHDVDATKVSDHPKVEPEVFNGAVKMEIDSKVDNEPETTEVELMEEDHHQLPLHQEEEKEKEEEDVVVREIDVFFNPSIDANTKLYVLQYPLRPSWRAYEMDERCEEVRVNPSTSQVEIDLSMDVHSSNYDPDFGSKLRMTKQTLTTTWKQPPTLDYAVGVLSGDKLHLNPVHAVVQLRPSMQYLSSKKNLAEAPEESAGTSKRQNKGGAQGAQASTDQKPVPEEWVSLKYHGLQSEYCSRYLSGMMANGNSSIDFNMTPDAYINSLCRGDNSRNSESKALSKRLLASLPLEERLQTLLCQKHGPPLFRYSVLKHYAPELSDEDFLKVLQQYACLVQGLWTPKTKLLKLDGLEGFRDYVLSLFSQRLTIKYSEVKASRYIDKIKPMLNVYAKERPLLCDWKFKEPTDVSFIKSHKKIAEEQASFWKGMEEKLTPKIMQGGKGRGGDSSLRNAAGKNNPSAVTAKQEVAAATVSEVGGSSRSAIPRVPRQKMPDEIKRAIPKALKKVFQTQKVCSYETICQRLRDLAVATSNNPRVDSGMAQQVALAVDSYQEELKVVISEVTVDIHGSFVSKSSQDHPEYDPLRDVVINLLLGNPPGAKIMKADVFAAGRSILGREITNNEYQKVMHDLCETHSSGWVLQKAR